Proteins encoded by one window of Carassius auratus strain Wakin chromosome 8, ASM336829v1, whole genome shotgun sequence:
- the tmem47 gene encoding transmembrane protein 47 — translation MASSVSGAEEVRVSALTPLKLVGLVCIFLALCLDVGAVLSPAWVTADDQYHLSLWESCRKHAASVDWLCDSTLGQKGTDWQIATLALLLGGAFLILLSFLVALVSVCIRSRRRFYRPVAVMLFAAVVLQACCLVLYPIKFIETISLRIYHEFNWGYGLAWGATIFSFGGAILYCLNPKNYEDYY, via the exons ATGGCCTCATCCGTGAGCGGAGCGGAGGAAGTGCGCGTGTCGGCGTTGACGCCCCTGAAGTTGGTGGGTCTGGTGTGTATTTTCCTCGCGCTGTGCCTGGATGTTGGGGCCGTTCTGAGTCCGGCGTGGGTCACCGCGGATGACCAGTACCACCTGTCCCTATGGGAGTCGTGCAGGAAGCACGCTGCCTCCGTGGACTGGCTGTGCGACAGCACTCTGGGGCAGAAAGGGACCG ACTGGCAGATCGCCACATTGGCTTTGTTGTTGGGTGGAGCGTTCCTTATCCTCCTTTCCTTCCTGGTGGCACTGGTGTCTGTCTGCATTCGCTCCAGGAGACGCTTCTACCGACCGGTCGCTGTTATGCTCTTTGCCGCAG TGGTCCTGCAGGCCTGCTGTTTGGTGCTATATCCCATCAAGTTCATCGAGACCATCAGTTTGAGAATATACCACGAGTTTAACTGGGGCTACGGTCTGGCCTGGGGGGCCACCATCTTCTCCTTTGGAGGAGCGATTCTCTACTGCCTAAACCCCAAGAACTACGAAGATTACTACTAA